From a region of the Neobacillus niacini genome:
- a CDS encoding MurR/RpiR family transcriptional regulator, producing the protein MVDISKIIQGKNLSEVEVQIVQYIITNIDNVLEMGVRNIAKENFTSPATVIRLSKKLGYTGFIDMYYHLLPLVKKADLPESNVMEDFLEISSKDFMSHNSMKDIEIFIKKVLNLKQSYIFIYATGFSAIAAEYLYKKLLVLGRKTIFASGTDSIGVFENNLEDIGALVVISKSGETQLVLDKMQAAKEHHIFTVSFTKETESRIAELSDLNFKIIDHNKLDDRNMLPNSFFPGLMLMFEYIVKQYVGTLLPPKK; encoded by the coding sequence ATTGTCCAATATATCATTACAAACATCGACAATGTCCTGGAAATGGGAGTACGAAATATTGCGAAAGAAAATTTTACCTCTCCTGCAACTGTAATCCGCCTTTCGAAAAAATTAGGCTATACGGGATTCATCGATATGTATTACCACCTCCTCCCTCTCGTTAAAAAAGCAGATTTACCGGAAAGCAACGTGATGGAGGACTTTCTCGAGATTAGTTCAAAGGATTTTATGAGCCATAATTCAATGAAAGATATTGAAATCTTCATTAAAAAAGTATTAAATCTCAAACAAAGCTATATTTTTATATATGCTACAGGTTTTTCTGCAATTGCAGCAGAATATTTGTATAAAAAACTATTAGTACTAGGAAGAAAAACGATTTTTGCCAGTGGAACTGATTCGATTGGGGTATTCGAAAATAATCTGGAAGATATCGGTGCCTTAGTGGTGATCTCCAAATCAGGTGAAACACAGCTTGTCCTCGATAAAATGCAGGCAGCCAAAGAGCATCATATTTTTACTGTTTCTTTCACAAAGGAAACTGAAAGTCGGATTGCAGAACTTTCCGATTTGAATTTTAAAATCATCGATCATAATAAACTAGACGATAGAAACATGCTGCCGAACAGTTTTTTCCCCGGTCTAATGCTGATGTTTGAATATATTGTCAAACAGTATGTCGGGACATTATTACCCCCAAAAAAATAG
- a CDS encoding PTS transporter subunit EIIC, protein MKAKVMEGMQRFSKAMFIPILILPIEGILIAFGNLFTNPRLMEVFPFLDNPITTGFGTILTGSLVSILTNLGLIFCVGIAVGLANKEKAIAGFTALLGYLVFVNAMNKFMQLTGALYEGESLQGTGQTMVLGVQILDMGVFLGLILGIVTAIVHNKFIDKEFKGAFQIYGGSRFVFIVLIPVLVLLSVALTFIWPFFQAGINSLGGLIQHSGSFGIFLYGALERLLIPTGLHHLIYTPFLYTSLGGAVEIGGQVYEGARNIYYAEIIDPTVKELSSSVVWDARGISKMFGLIGACLAMYHTAKPENKGKVKAILIPAAVTSFIAGVTEPIEFSFLFVAPLLFVVHAALSGLGMVAYHLLDVRAIGPNGMIDFLLFNVPLGIEKTHWPMYILVGLFSFAAYYVAFRFLIVKFNFKTIGREDEDEETKLYSKKDYEKKNKGVTGTPEPQSNGGIAPVIVDALGGASNINTVTNCYTRLRLTLDNPEKVNEEVLKRETGASGVVIKDKNVQVVYGLQVTNIRKAVDSYLGLSTNE, encoded by the coding sequence ATGAAAGCAAAAGTTATGGAAGGCATGCAGCGCTTTTCAAAAGCGATGTTCATTCCAATACTTATTTTGCCGATTGAGGGTATTTTAATTGCATTTGGAAATTTATTTACCAACCCAAGGTTAATGGAGGTCTTTCCATTTTTAGATAATCCGATCACAACCGGATTTGGGACCATCTTGACTGGATCATTGGTTTCAATTCTCACCAACTTGGGACTCATATTTTGTGTCGGGATAGCAGTTGGTTTAGCGAATAAAGAAAAAGCAATCGCTGGGTTTACTGCTTTATTAGGCTATTTGGTATTTGTAAATGCCATGAATAAATTTATGCAGCTCACCGGGGCCCTATATGAAGGGGAATCTTTGCAGGGAACCGGACAAACGATGGTCTTGGGCGTTCAAATTCTTGATATGGGTGTGTTTTTGGGACTTATTCTCGGTATTGTAACCGCTATCGTTCATAACAAGTTTATTGATAAAGAGTTCAAAGGTGCGTTTCAAATTTATGGCGGATCACGATTTGTCTTTATTGTACTGATTCCTGTTCTGGTGTTGTTATCAGTTGCGCTTACGTTCATCTGGCCATTTTTCCAAGCTGGAATTAACAGTCTTGGAGGTCTAATTCAACATAGTGGAAGCTTTGGAATTTTCTTATATGGGGCATTGGAACGTTTGTTAATTCCAACAGGTCTGCACCACTTAATCTATACGCCATTTTTATATACATCATTGGGCGGTGCCGTAGAAATCGGCGGCCAAGTATACGAAGGGGCAAGAAATATTTACTATGCAGAAATTATCGATCCAACTGTAAAAGAGCTTTCATCAAGCGTGGTTTGGGATGCGCGCGGTATTTCGAAAATGTTTGGTTTAATTGGTGCTTGTTTGGCCATGTACCACACTGCAAAGCCTGAAAATAAAGGCAAGGTAAAGGCGATTTTAATTCCGGCTGCCGTTACATCATTTATTGCTGGTGTGACAGAGCCAATTGAATTTTCATTCCTGTTTGTAGCACCATTGTTATTTGTTGTTCATGCTGCTTTAAGCGGATTAGGGATGGTAGCGTATCATCTATTGGATGTCCGAGCCATTGGCCCAAATGGAATGATTGATTTTCTATTGTTCAATGTACCGCTTGGAATCGAAAAAACACATTGGCCAATGTATATCTTAGTAGGATTGTTCTCATTTGCTGCTTACTATGTGGCTTTCCGCTTCCTAATTGTGAAATTTAACTTCAAAACAATTGGAAGAGAAGATGAAGACGAAGAGACAAAATTATATTCGAAGAAAGATTATGAAAAGAAAAATAAAGGAGTAACTGGGACTCCTGAGCCACAGTCGAATGGTGGAATTGCCCCAGTGATCGTTGATGCATTAGGCGGAGCAAGCAACATTAATACGGTAACAAATTGTTACACAAGACTCCGTTTAACACTGGATAACCCTGAAAAGGTCAACGAAGAAGTATTGAAAAGAGAAACAGGTGCCAGTGGAGTCGTGATTAAAGATAAGAACGTTCAGGTTGTTTATGGCTTACAGGTAACAAACATTCGGAAAGCTGTCGACAGCTATTTGGGATTATCAACGAACGAATAG
- a CDS encoding 6-phospho-alpha-glucosidase: MKKFSIVIAGGGSTYTPGIVMMLLDNLDRFPLRKLKLYDNDRERQAVLGEAIEIVLKEKAPDIEYCYTTDPEEAFTDIDFCFAHIRTGKYEMREKDEKIPLKHGVVGQETCGPGGIAYGMRSIGDMIELIDIMEKYSPDAWMLNYSNPAAIVAEACRVLRPNSKVLNICDMPVGTLRRISHIIGKEPQDLEVRYFGLNHFGWWTSVKDKEGNEYLPQVRDYVAENGYLTQKEVDTQHTDASWQETHKKAKDLLAVDPRFLPNTYLKYYLYPDYVVKTSNPEYTRANEVIDGREKTVFSTARQIIERGTAEGCEFEMGAHATFVVDLARAIAFNTHERMLLIVENNGAIANFDDDAMVEVPCIVGSDGPEPLSQGKIPEFQRALMYQQVTVEKLVVQAYIEGSYQKLWQALTLSKTVPSANVAKEILDDLIVANKGYWPELN; the protein is encoded by the coding sequence ATGAAAAAGTTCTCAATCGTGATTGCAGGTGGAGGAAGTACTTATACACCGGGGATTGTAATGATGTTATTGGATAACCTGGACCGTTTCCCGCTTCGGAAATTAAAATTATATGACAATGACCGTGAAAGACAAGCTGTTTTAGGGGAAGCAATTGAAATTGTATTAAAAGAAAAAGCACCGGATATCGAGTATTGCTATACAACGGACCCGGAGGAAGCTTTCACCGATATCGACTTCTGTTTTGCTCATATCCGTACGGGAAAATATGAAATGCGTGAAAAAGATGAAAAAATTCCATTAAAGCATGGTGTTGTCGGCCAAGAAACTTGTGGACCTGGCGGAATTGCTTATGGGATGAGAAGCATCGGTGATATGATTGAATTGATTGATATTATGGAAAAGTATTCTCCGGATGCCTGGATGTTAAACTATTCCAATCCTGCAGCCATTGTTGCGGAAGCTTGCCGCGTGCTTCGTCCAAATTCAAAGGTATTGAATATTTGTGACATGCCAGTAGGAACATTACGCAGAATTTCGCATATCATCGGCAAAGAGCCGCAAGATTTAGAAGTCCGTTATTTCGGATTAAATCACTTTGGCTGGTGGACTAGCGTTAAAGATAAAGAAGGTAATGAATATCTGCCTCAAGTTCGAGACTATGTGGCAGAAAACGGCTATCTGACTCAAAAAGAAGTAGATACGCAGCATACGGATGCCAGCTGGCAAGAAACACATAAAAAAGCGAAAGACTTGTTAGCAGTTGATCCAAGATTCTTGCCAAATACGTATTTAAAATACTATTTATACCCTGATTATGTCGTGAAAACTTCAAATCCGGAATATACAAGAGCAAATGAAGTCATCGATGGCAGGGAAAAGACGGTCTTTTCTACTGCAAGACAGATCATTGAAAGAGGTACAGCAGAAGGCTGTGAATTTGAAATGGGCGCTCACGCAACCTTTGTCGTTGACCTTGCCCGCGCCATTGCCTTTAACACGCATGAAAGAATGCTGTTGATTGTTGAAAACAATGGTGCCATTGCAAACTTTGATGATGATGCCATGGTAGAAGTTCCATGTATTGTAGGAAGCGATGGTCCAGAGCCATTAAGCCAAGGAAAGATTCCTGAATTCCAAAGAGCGTTAATGTACCAGCAAGTAACGGTTGAGAAATTAGTCGTACAAGCTTACATTGAAGGAAGCTATCAAAAGTTATGGCAGGCATTAACACTATCAAAAACAGTACCAAGTGCAAATGTTGCAAAAGAAATTTTGGATGATTTAATTGTAGCAAATAAAGGTTACTGGCCTGAATTAAATTAA
- a CDS encoding phosphatidylglycerol lysyltransferase domain-containing protein, translating to MNQSNKNTKHRFIGKWLFNEIDLNDKLLFDKFIKESEYPATVWSSNFAYLWASSQSRNRKTVWKIIDGMLVPFFYNVHHQYLSLVCLPFGKGDADHVVKVLYKCMAYCYRLNKLTGNQIYCRVRTINEAQLQFLQSSKKFNQHFDPKKLTGIERHYSIQKLINLAGKEFAYVRRKINKFHRQYPEAVIRKYEAATDYHKVMEFNQNWANEHDESVFDGRYFKEILKYPDELDHTVLVVEINDQIVGMTSGGCLPTGQSWSCLRKGDHKVEGLSELLLCELVKESYKVNSSIEYMNDGSDLGDQGLCFFKERFRPELNLNRYRVYLKNYNYR from the coding sequence ATGAATCAATCTAATAAAAACACAAAGCATAGATTCATTGGCAAATGGCTGTTCAATGAGATTGATCTTAACGACAAACTTCTTTTTGATAAGTTTATTAAGGAAAGTGAATATCCGGCCACCGTCTGGTCCTCTAACTTTGCTTACCTTTGGGCATCTTCACAGTCTAGAAACAGGAAAACGGTTTGGAAAATCATTGATGGTATGTTAGTACCGTTTTTTTATAATGTGCACCATCAATATCTTTCTCTTGTTTGTCTGCCTTTTGGGAAAGGAGATGCAGATCACGTCGTTAAAGTTCTATATAAATGCATGGCTTACTGCTATAGGTTGAACAAATTAACAGGAAATCAGATATATTGCAGAGTACGGACCATTAACGAAGCCCAACTGCAATTTTTACAATCGTCCAAGAAATTTAATCAACATTTTGACCCTAAGAAGTTAACGGGGATTGAGAGGCATTATAGTATTCAAAAACTCATCAACTTGGCTGGAAAAGAATTTGCATACGTCCGAAGAAAGATCAATAAATTCCATCGTCAATATCCTGAGGCTGTTATTCGGAAATATGAAGCGGCTACCGACTATCACAAAGTAATGGAATTTAATCAAAATTGGGCAAACGAACATGATGAATCTGTATTTGATGGTAGGTACTTTAAGGAAATCTTAAAGTACCCAGATGAGCTGGACCACACTGTTTTAGTTGTTGAAATAAATGATCAAATTGTTGGTATGACATCAGGAGGTTGTTTGCCAACGGGACAATCTTGGTCGTGCTTAAGGAAAGGTGACCATAAGGTTGAGGGACTATCGGAGCTGCTTTTATGTGAATTGGTAAAAGAAAGCTATAAGGTCAATTCTTCTATTGAATACATGAACGACGGCAGCGATCTGGGAGATCAAGGGTTATGCTTTTTTAAAGAACGGTTTAGACCAGAATTAAATTTAAATCGCTACCGGGTTTATCTTAAAAATTATAATTACCGCTAA
- a CDS encoding transporter substrate-binding domain-containing protein yields MWLNKKLILVFSFIVVCFLSACVEKEKLADGSKLIHNNQFVFAASGEFKPFSYINDDLTMSGFDIEVGEAIAKEMGLEPVQKRIKFKGIVEGVKTGRADAAVASHTINPQRSKHVSFTTPYYYSGPQIFTRPDSQIKTVKDLAGKEVAVAKGSTYADTASKYTDKVKTYDSDITALKALSGGRHDAVITDFVTGKSAAKEGFKIKGQQLINRSEQAIVLPQDNPKLLKRVNESLEKLRENGTLTRISIKYFGEDITNKPE; encoded by the coding sequence ATGTGGTTGAATAAAAAGTTAATATTGGTTTTCAGTTTTATCGTGGTTTGCTTTTTATCAGCTTGCGTCGAGAAGGAGAAGCTTGCTGACGGATCTAAACTAATACATAATAATCAATTTGTTTTTGCTGCTTCTGGTGAGTTTAAACCTTTTAGTTATATCAATGATGATCTCACCATGTCTGGCTTTGATATTGAGGTTGGAGAAGCCATTGCAAAAGAAATGGGCCTTGAGCCTGTTCAAAAGCGAATAAAATTCAAGGGGATTGTAGAAGGGGTCAAAACAGGGCGTGCGGATGCTGCTGTTGCCAGCCACACGATCAATCCGCAGCGGAGCAAACATGTTTCCTTTACTACCCCCTACTATTATTCTGGACCGCAAATTTTCACCAGACCGGATAGTCAAATTAAGACTGTCAAAGATTTAGCGGGAAAAGAAGTAGCTGTAGCAAAAGGTTCGACTTATGCCGATACAGCTTCCAAGTATACAGACAAAGTAAAAACTTATGACAGTGATATTACAGCTTTAAAAGCGTTAAGCGGCGGGCGTCATGATGCGGTAATCACAGATTTCGTCACCGGGAAAAGTGCTGCAAAGGAAGGGTTTAAGATAAAAGGACAGCAGTTAATTAACCGCAGTGAACAAGCGATTGTGCTGCCTCAGGATAACCCAAAACTATTGAAGCGAGTAAACGAATCGCTGGAAAAACTCCGGGAAAATGGGACACTGACTCGGATTAGTATCAAATATTTTGGTGAGGACATTACCAATAAACCAGAATAA
- a CDS encoding amino acid ABC transporter permease encodes MPSFSHFFHILTETKGVFIKAMLLTLELTAVSIIIGIAIGLFFALLKISKIKILELISDTYVYLVRGTPLIVQIFILYFGISGIFLLPDFWAASLALALHNGAYISEILRGAIQAVDKGQMEAGRSLGMTKALTLRRIILPQAFRRALPPLGNQFIISLKDSSLAAFISMNELFNVATTLGSNNFDEMTYLLIVAVYYLLLVALMTFVVNRFEMKLAISDR; translated from the coding sequence TTGCCAAGTTTTTCGCATTTTTTCCACATACTAACGGAAACAAAGGGTGTATTCATAAAAGCCATGCTTTTAACATTAGAGCTGACGGCCGTTTCTATCATAATCGGAATCGCCATCGGGCTTTTCTTTGCTTTATTAAAAATCTCTAAAATAAAAATATTAGAACTCATTTCAGATACATATGTCTATTTGGTTAGAGGAACACCGCTGATTGTTCAAATATTTATCCTCTACTTCGGGATTAGCGGGATTTTCCTCCTTCCTGATTTCTGGGCCGCTTCACTTGCCCTGGCGTTACATAATGGAGCCTATATTTCCGAAATCCTACGAGGAGCCATTCAAGCAGTCGACAAAGGTCAGATGGAAGCTGGACGCTCTTTGGGAATGACGAAAGCACTGACATTAAGGAGAATTATTCTTCCGCAGGCATTCCGCCGGGCGCTGCCGCCTTTAGGAAACCAATTTATCATAAGTTTAAAAGATTCTTCGTTAGCCGCCTTTATCTCCATGAATGAGCTGTTTAATGTGGCGACAACGCTAGGCTCCAATAATTTTGACGAAATGACGTATTTACTCATTGTAGCAGTCTACTATTTATTGCTAGTAGCACTGATGACATTTGTAGTGAACCGATTTGAAATGAAATTGGCAATAAGCGACAGATAG
- a CDS encoding amino acid ABC transporter ATP-binding protein codes for METKEMIKINQLNKSFGDLHVLKNINMTVSESDVVCLIGASGSGKSTLLRCLNFLEKKDNGEIIIEGNKVDPGTDNLNKIRERVGMVFQHFNLFPHKTVLENIIEAPIMVKGVNKDEAIFKAKQLLKKVGLEDKSDVYPSKLSGGQKQRVAIARALAMEPDIMLFDEPTSALDPELVGEVLTTMKELAEEGMTMVVVTHEMGFAREVADWIVYMHDGKIIERGNPEQFFNHPKEERTREFLKTTMLK; via the coding sequence TTGGAAACAAAAGAAATGATTAAAATAAATCAATTGAATAAATCATTTGGAGACTTACATGTATTAAAAAATATCAATATGACAGTTTCCGAGAGCGATGTCGTTTGTTTAATAGGGGCAAGCGGCTCAGGGAAAAGTACCCTTCTTCGCTGTTTGAATTTTTTAGAAAAAAAGGATAACGGCGAAATTATAATTGAAGGAAATAAAGTCGACCCAGGTACTGATAACCTCAATAAGATTAGGGAAAGGGTAGGAATGGTGTTTCAACATTTCAACTTATTTCCACACAAAACGGTTTTAGAAAATATTATCGAAGCACCTATCATGGTAAAGGGCGTTAACAAAGATGAGGCTATATTCAAAGCAAAACAATTACTGAAAAAAGTAGGCTTAGAGGATAAGTCAGATGTGTATCCTAGTAAACTATCAGGCGGGCAGAAACAACGGGTAGCGATCGCTAGAGCACTTGCGATGGAACCAGACATAATGCTTTTTGATGAGCCAACATCGGCACTCGATCCGGAGCTTGTGGGAGAGGTTTTAACAACCATGAAGGAATTGGCTGAAGAAGGAATGACAATGGTTGTGGTGACCCATGAAATGGGATTTGCTAGAGAAGTAGCGGATTGGATTGTGTATATGCATGATGGGAAAATTATCGAGCGCGGCAATCCTGAGCAATTTTTCAACCATCCGAAAGAGGAGCGGACTCGGGAGTTTTTAAAGACGACAATGCTTAAATAA
- a CDS encoding transporter substrate-binding domain-containing protein, producing MKNKFTIVIVLLVSAILVLAGCGTSKSSGSGSSEDNTFKVGLEAGYAPFNWTQNDDSNGGVKIDGSAEYAGGYDVEIAKKVAEGLGKELVIVKTEWDGLVPALTSGKIDAIIAGMSPTAERKKTIDFSDNYYTSNLVMVVKKGSKYEGATSIQDFKGAKVTAQLNTFHYSVIDQIEGVDKKTAMDNFPAMRVALESGMIDGYVSERPEGVSASAANDNYVMVEFEEGFKTSPDDTAIAVGLEKGSDLKDKINEILTGISEEERTSIMDTAIKNQPAAK from the coding sequence ATGAAAAATAAGTTTACGATTGTTATAGTTTTGTTGGTTTCAGCGATTCTTGTATTAGCAGGTTGTGGAACAAGTAAGAGTTCTGGTTCTGGATCATCAGAGGATAATACTTTTAAGGTAGGTCTTGAAGCTGGATACGCTCCTTTTAACTGGACTCAAAACGATGATTCCAACGGTGGAGTTAAGATTGATGGCTCTGCAGAATATGCAGGCGGATATGATGTGGAAATTGCTAAAAAAGTAGCAGAAGGTTTAGGAAAAGAATTAGTGATTGTCAAAACAGAGTGGGATGGCCTTGTACCAGCTTTAACATCAGGTAAAATTGACGCTATCATCGCTGGTATGTCACCAACAGCAGAACGTAAAAAGACAATCGATTTTTCGGATAACTATTATACATCCAATTTAGTGATGGTTGTGAAAAAAGGCAGCAAGTATGAAGGTGCAACATCTATCCAGGATTTCAAAGGAGCAAAAGTTACAGCTCAGTTAAATACATTCCACTATTCCGTGATTGATCAAATTGAAGGTGTAGATAAGAAAACGGCGATGGATAACTTCCCAGCAATGCGAGTAGCGCTTGAATCAGGAATGATTGACGGATACGTTTCAGAGCGTCCGGAAGGTGTTAGTGCATCTGCAGCAAATGATAACTATGTAATGGTCGAGTTTGAAGAAGGATTTAAAACATCGCCAGATGACACTGCAATCGCAGTCGGTCTTGAAAAAGGCAGTGACCTTAAAGATAAAATCAATGAAATCTTAACAGGTATCTCAGAAGAGGAACGTACAAGCATTATGGATACCGCTATTAAGAATCAACCAGCAGCAAAATAA
- a CDS encoding amino acid ABC transporter permease, giving the protein MSLEWVITIISENWPMFLRGAGLTLLIALIGTVLGAIIGLLAGVIRTIPVPERGAKKVFLKVINAILSIYIEFFRGTPMIVQAMVIYYGSALAFGIDMNVFVAAIIVVSINTGAYMAEIVRGGIVSIDKGQFEAAHAIGMTHVQTMWNVVLPQVIRNILPATGNQFVINIKDTSVLNVISVTELYFVTKSISGNNFRYFESFFVACMIYFVMTFIVTRILLYIEKKLDGSDNYTMIENDIQK; this is encoded by the coding sequence ATGAGTCTTGAGTGGGTCATTACCATTATATCTGAAAACTGGCCTATGTTCCTTCGCGGTGCTGGGTTAACACTTTTGATTGCTCTAATTGGTACAGTTTTGGGAGCAATAATTGGATTATTAGCAGGGGTAATTCGTACAATTCCAGTACCTGAACGTGGGGCAAAAAAAGTATTTTTAAAAGTAATTAACGCGATTCTTTCTATCTATATTGAATTCTTCCGTGGAACACCAATGATTGTACAAGCGATGGTTATTTATTATGGTTCTGCGTTAGCATTTGGCATCGATATGAATGTTTTTGTTGCAGCTATTATTGTTGTATCGATTAATACGGGAGCCTATATGGCAGAAATTGTTCGCGGCGGGATTGTTTCGATTGATAAAGGACAGTTTGAAGCAGCGCATGCGATTGGTATGACTCATGTTCAAACGATGTGGAATGTGGTGTTACCACAAGTTATACGTAATATTCTACCGGCCACAGGAAATCAATTTGTTATTAATATTAAGGATACTTCCGTTCTGAATGTCATTTCCGTTACGGAATTATATTTTGTTACAAAGTCGATTTCAGGTAATAACTTTAGATATTTTGAATCATTTTTCGTGGCATGTATGATTTATTTTGTGATGACTTTTATAGTTACAAGAATATTGCTATACATTGAAAAGAAATTAGATGGCTCTGATAACTACACGATGATTGAAAATGACATTCAAAAATAA
- a CDS encoding amino acid ABC transporter ATP-binding protein, with product MEKIIDIQHLNKSFGTHEVLKDINFSVNKGEVVSIIGSSGSGKSTLLRCINLLEKPSGGQIIYHGENILDDKHDVADYRKHLGMVFQQFNLFNNHNVLNNCVVGQVKVLKRSKEEAEKVALKYLKVVGMDKYINAKPKQLSGGQKQRVAIARALSMEPDVMLFDEPTSALDPEMVGEVLKVMKELAESGLTMLIVTHEMEFAKEVSDRAVFMDKGVIAEEGSPEQIFNNPTQERTREFLKRTLK from the coding sequence ATGGAAAAGATTATTGATATTCAACACTTAAACAAATCCTTTGGAACACATGAAGTATTGAAAGACATTAATTTTTCGGTAAATAAAGGAGAAGTAGTTTCCATTATCGGTTCCTCAGGATCTGGTAAATCAACTCTTCTTCGTTGTATTAATCTTTTAGAAAAACCAAGCGGCGGGCAAATTATCTATCATGGAGAAAATATACTAGATGATAAACATGATGTAGCCGACTACCGGAAACATTTAGGTATGGTATTCCAACAATTTAACTTATTTAACAACCACAATGTTCTTAACAACTGTGTAGTAGGACAAGTAAAGGTGCTAAAACGCTCCAAGGAAGAAGCAGAAAAGGTAGCGTTAAAATACCTAAAGGTTGTTGGTATGGACAAATATATTAACGCGAAGCCGAAGCAGCTTTCCGGTGGTCAAAAGCAACGCGTGGCGATTGCAAGAGCACTTTCCATGGAACCAGATGTAATGTTATTTGATGAACCCACATCTGCACTTGACCCTGAAATGGTTGGAGAGGTTCTGAAAGTCATGAAGGAATTAGCTGAATCAGGTCTTACGATGTTGATTGTAACGCATGAAATGGAATTCGCAAAAGAAGTATCCGATCGAGCTGTTTTTATGGATAAGGGAGTTATTGCGGAAGAAGGAAGTCCAGAGCAAATTTTTAATAATCCAACACAAGAGCGGACAAGGGAATTTCTGAAGCGTACTTTAAAATAA
- a CDS encoding phosphoglycerate dehydrogenase codes for MSTITLEKVKTIKTLNNIAESGLKVFNKGNFQIDNGSENPDAILVRSFNMHSVEIGDNLLAIARAGAGVNNIPVDRCTEQGIVVFNTPGANANAVKEMVLTSLISSSRNLFAGVAWAKALENEGDQIPKLVEAGKKQFVGKEIKGKTLGVIGLGAIGALVANDALDLDMDVIGFDPFISVDTAWNLSRNVQRAMTIEQLFSESDFITVHVPLTEDTKGMFNEATFSIMKPGVHILNFSRGELVNEVDMATALEFGKVGRYITDFPNENILKMKNTVPIPHLGASTQESEENCAIMAARQVKEFLETGNIKNSVNFPNTFLPYTGKQRVVAFHHNVPNMVGQITSAISSYHLNIADMVNRSRGEYAYTMIDIDNKVNGDVIPALEEKIKQISGIVTARII; via the coding sequence ATGAGTACTATCACTTTAGAAAAGGTAAAAACGATCAAAACACTTAATAATATCGCAGAAAGTGGACTAAAGGTATTCAATAAGGGCAATTTTCAAATTGACAACGGCAGTGAAAATCCCGATGCCATCCTTGTTCGCAGCTTTAATATGCACTCAGTAGAAATCGGCGATAATTTATTAGCAATTGCAAGGGCGGGAGCAGGTGTGAATAACATTCCTGTAGATAGATGTACAGAGCAAGGAATCGTTGTATTTAATACGCCTGGTGCAAATGCCAACGCTGTAAAAGAAATGGTACTAACCTCATTAATTTCTTCATCCCGCAACCTTTTTGCTGGTGTTGCCTGGGCTAAGGCCTTGGAAAACGAAGGTGATCAGATTCCAAAGCTAGTGGAAGCAGGAAAAAAGCAGTTTGTCGGAAAAGAAATTAAAGGAAAAACGTTAGGTGTTATTGGTTTAGGAGCAATTGGTGCGCTTGTAGCGAATGATGCGCTTGATTTAGATATGGATGTTATCGGGTTTGACCCATTTATCTCAGTCGATACGGCTTGGAATTTGTCCCGCAATGTACAGCGCGCCATGACAATTGAACAATTGTTCTCAGAATCTGATTTTATTACTGTGCACGTACCATTAACTGAGGATACAAAAGGAATGTTTAACGAAGCAACCTTTAGCATAATGAAGCCGGGAGTTCATATTTTAAACTTCTCACGTGGGGAGCTTGTGAATGAAGTAGACATGGCAACAGCTCTTGAATTTGGGAAAGTTGGAAGGTATATTACCGATTTCCCGAATGAAAACATACTCAAAATGAAAAATACAGTTCCAATTCCGCACTTAGGTGCTTCTACACAAGAATCCGAAGAAAACTGTGCGATTATGGCCGCCCGTCAAGTAAAGGAATTTTTAGAAACAGGAAACATTAAAAACTCAGTGAATTTCCCAAATACTTTCCTTCCTTATACAGGAAAGCAAAGAGTAGTCGCATTTCACCACAATGTTCCAAATATGGTTGGGCAGATTACATCCGCTATATCTAGTTACCATTTAAACATTGCGGATATGGTTAACAGAAGCCGAGGGGAATACGCTTATACGATGATTGACATTGATAATAAAGTTAATGGCGATGTTATTCCGGCATTAGAGGAAAAAATCAAACAAATTTCCGGCATAGTAACCGCCCGTATTATTTAA